A single region of the Marinobacter nanhaiticus D15-8W genome encodes:
- the lapB gene encoding lipopolysaccharide assembly protein LapB — protein sequence METVLHWLLLVIAVAAGWFMGRWGRDGSVGRQRIDDEEAVRDRLQFLFTNYSDEAIENFVQALAVNRETVGLHLSVGAHFRLKGETERAILIHQNLLARPELPARYSQQVTYELAMDYMNAGLLDRAESLFHQLLGTRDYSRQASDQLIELYQQEREWDKARQVASTLTVGYPEAELHKQLAYLTCELAEDTLRHDDRWGAQKLVKEALEQDRTCVRASFLQADIQKRQGNVSDVEQSLLKVFDQNPAFGSEAIDRLMKFTRDKGDVAKLAKRLRKLYESWPSTSLLLALVEAVERASGRPAAIDLLREELEIRPSLKGLLRLVEMAGYEKGMTTDEGRLVSRMGQLLLANRPVYRCISCGFEGRQLHWLCPSCKKWEKVQPIQGVEAE from the coding sequence ATGGAAACAGTGCTTCATTGGCTGCTACTTGTCATAGCGGTTGCAGCAGGTTGGTTTATGGGGCGCTGGGGTCGCGACGGCTCCGTTGGGCGCCAGCGTATCGACGATGAAGAGGCGGTTCGTGATCGCCTCCAGTTCCTGTTTACCAATTATTCTGACGAAGCTATCGAAAATTTTGTCCAGGCTCTTGCCGTCAATCGAGAGACCGTGGGATTGCATTTGTCCGTCGGTGCCCACTTCCGGCTGAAAGGCGAAACTGAACGCGCCATACTCATCCACCAGAACCTGCTTGCCCGCCCCGAACTACCTGCCCGTTACTCGCAGCAGGTGACTTATGAACTGGCAATGGACTACATGAATGCCGGTCTGCTGGATCGGGCCGAATCCCTATTCCACCAGTTGCTCGGTACAAGGGACTACAGTCGCCAGGCTTCCGACCAACTGATTGAACTTTATCAACAGGAGCGCGAATGGGATAAGGCTCGCCAGGTAGCCAGCACCCTGACCGTAGGTTATCCCGAAGCCGAGCTGCATAAGCAGCTAGCCTACCTGACCTGCGAGCTTGCCGAAGATACCCTACGCCACGACGACCGCTGGGGCGCCCAGAAACTCGTCAAGGAGGCTCTGGAACAGGATCGGACCTGTGTTCGCGCCAGTTTCCTTCAAGCGGATATCCAGAAGCGTCAGGGCAACGTATCCGATGTGGAGCAATCGCTGCTCAAAGTGTTCGACCAGAACCCCGCCTTTGGGTCGGAAGCTATCGACCGGTTGATGAAATTTACCCGTGATAAGGGGGACGTGGCCAAATTGGCCAAGCGCCTGCGCAAACTCTATGAAAGCTGGCCCAGTACCAGTTTGCTGCTGGCGCTGGTGGAGGCGGTCGAGCGCGCTTCCGGTCGCCCCGCGGCCATCGATCTGCTGCGGGAAGAGCTTGAGATACGGCCGAGTCTGAAGGGGTTGTTACGCTTGGTTGAAATGGCCGGCTACGAGAAGGGAATGACGACGGACGAGGGGCGGCTTGTCAGCCGCATGGGCCAGTTGTTGCTGGCCAATCGTCCGGTGTATCGCTGTATCAGTTGCGGTTTCGAAGGGCGTCAACTGCACTGGCTGTGCCCAAGCTGTAAGAAATGGGAAAAGGTTCAGCCGATTCAGGGTGTCGAGGCCGAGTAG
- a CDS encoding pyridoxal phosphate-dependent aminotransferase, producing MDVQLSNRVQAIKPSPTLAVTNKAAELRAAGHDIIGLGAGEPDFDTPDHIKTAAIEAIKAGQTKYTAVDGTPGLKKAIIEKFKRDNGLNYEPNQILVSSGGKQSFFNLALATLNAGDEAIIPAPYWVSYPDMVLVAEGKPVIIETSAETRFKITPEQLENAITERTRLFVINSPSNPSGMAYSLDELKAIGEVLKKHPQVMVATDDMYEPILWTGQPFCNILNATPELYDRTFVLNGVSKAYSMTGWRIGYAAGPAKIIGSMKKIQSQSTSNPASISQAAAQAALEGPQECVGEMVKAFKERHDYLVDALNKIQGVECLKGDGTFYAFPSFQGAIDARENIESDVELAEMLLKEAGVALVPGSAFGAPGHMRLSFATSMENLQNAIERLQKALG from the coding sequence TTGGACGTTCAACTCTCGAACCGTGTACAAGCGATCAAGCCCTCACCGACCCTGGCCGTGACCAATAAGGCGGCTGAGTTGCGCGCTGCCGGTCACGATATCATTGGCCTTGGCGCCGGCGAACCGGATTTCGATACACCGGATCACATCAAGACAGCCGCTATCGAGGCCATCAAGGCCGGTCAAACCAAGTACACCGCTGTCGATGGTACGCCCGGGCTGAAGAAAGCGATTATCGAGAAGTTCAAACGCGACAATGGCCTCAATTACGAACCGAACCAGATCCTAGTATCAAGTGGGGGCAAACAGAGTTTCTTCAACCTGGCCCTGGCCACATTGAACGCAGGCGACGAAGCCATCATCCCGGCGCCCTACTGGGTATCCTACCCGGACATGGTACTGGTGGCTGAAGGCAAGCCGGTCATTATCGAGACCTCAGCCGAAACCCGCTTCAAGATCACGCCGGAGCAGCTCGAAAACGCCATCACCGAGCGTACCCGCCTGTTCGTGATCAACAGCCCGTCGAACCCCAGCGGCATGGCCTACAGCCTGGACGAGCTGAAAGCGATCGGTGAAGTTCTGAAGAAGCACCCGCAGGTCATGGTGGCGACGGACGATATGTATGAGCCCATCCTTTGGACCGGCCAGCCGTTCTGCAACATCCTGAACGCAACCCCGGAACTCTACGACCGCACCTTCGTGCTCAATGGGGTATCCAAGGCCTATTCCATGACCGGCTGGCGTATCGGCTACGCCGCAGGCCCGGCCAAGATCATCGGATCGATGAAGAAGATCCAGTCCCAAAGCACATCCAACCCGGCGTCGATCTCCCAGGCTGCAGCCCAGGCTGCGCTCGAAGGCCCCCAGGAGTGCGTCGGCGAAATGGTCAAGGCCTTCAAGGAACGCCACGACTACCTGGTAGACGCGCTGAACAAGATCCAGGGCGTTGAGTGCCTGAAAGGCGACGGTACCTTCTATGCGTTCCCCAGCTTCCAGGGCGCCATCGACGCGCGTGAAAACATCGAGTCCGATGTCGAGCTGGCGGAAATGCTGCTCAAGGAAGCCGGCGTCGCGCTCGTCCCGGGCTCTGCATTTGGTGCTCCGGGCCACATGCGCCTGAGCTTTGCCACCAGCATGGAGAACCTCCAGAACGCGATCGAGCGCCTGCAAAAAGCTCTCGGCTGA
- a CDS encoding integration host factor subunit beta, with amino-acid sequence MTKSELVELIASKQTQLSVKDVELAVKTIIEHMSQSLAEGHRIEIRGFGSFSLHHRAARTGRNPKTGEAVQLPAKFVPHFKPGKELREQVNDSMKNGY; translated from the coding sequence ATGACAAAGTCTGAGCTGGTCGAACTGATCGCCTCCAAACAGACGCAACTGTCCGTGAAAGACGTTGAACTTGCCGTCAAGACCATTATCGAGCATATGTCCCAGTCGTTGGCTGAAGGGCATCGCATCGAGATTCGGGGTTTTGGCAGCTTCTCCCTGCATCACCGGGCTGCCCGGACCGGGAGAAACCCCAAGACCGGTGAAGCGGTGCAGTTACCGGCCAAGTTTGTTCCCCATTTCAAGCCAGGCAAGGAATTGCGGGAGCAGGTCAACGACAGCATGAAGAACGGATACTGA
- the pyrF gene encoding orotidine-5'-phosphate decarboxylase gives MFDHKGELGPRIIVALDFADQAQALALADSLDPSLCRVKVGKEMFTRFGPDLVRQLHNRGFEVFLDLKFHDIPNTTSAAVAAAADLGVWMVNVHASGGETMMAACRERLESYGDDRPLLIAVTVLTSMSADDLKGIGISESPEAHVSRLAAMTYNAGLDGVVCSAQEATMLRSEQGERFRLVTPGIRPTFAAAAGDQQRIMTPVDALHAGSDYLVIGRPITQADKPLEALEAIQAEIQLAEE, from the coding sequence ATGTTTGACCATAAAGGAGAGTTGGGGCCGCGTATTATCGTGGCTCTTGATTTTGCAGATCAGGCCCAGGCGTTGGCGCTTGCCGATTCACTGGACCCATCACTATGTCGCGTCAAGGTAGGCAAGGAGATGTTTACCCGCTTTGGGCCGGACTTGGTGCGCCAACTCCATAACCGTGGTTTTGAGGTCTTCCTGGATCTCAAGTTTCACGATATCCCCAATACCACGTCGGCTGCTGTAGCCGCTGCTGCAGATCTCGGCGTGTGGATGGTGAATGTCCATGCGTCGGGCGGCGAGACCATGATGGCTGCCTGCCGGGAGCGGTTGGAAAGCTACGGTGATGATCGCCCCTTGCTCATTGCGGTGACGGTTCTGACCAGTATGTCCGCGGATGACTTGAAGGGCATTGGTATCAGCGAGTCGCCGGAAGCGCATGTTTCCAGGCTTGCGGCGATGACGTACAACGCTGGTCTTGATGGCGTAGTGTGTTCGGCGCAGGAAGCGACAATGCTGCGTTCAGAGCAGGGCGAGCGTTTCCGGCTGGTTACGCCGGGTATCCGTCCAACGTTCGCCGCCGCCGCGGGAGACCAGCAACGCATCATGACGCCTGTGGACGCTTTGCATGCGGGTAGCGACTACCTTGTGATTGGTCGGCCGATAACCCAGGCCGACAAGCCCCTGGAGGCGTTGGAGGCGATCCAGGCGGAGATTCAGTTGGCGGAGGAGTGA
- a CDS encoding lipopolysaccharide assembly protein LapA domain-containing protein produces the protein MAWLQKVIIGLVVIFLILAALVFSLNNQVSVSLNFLFFETPAYGVAFWLILSFVAGGIIGMLLTSLAMIRTSVSRRHLQKKLDHTEKQLEKARLEAGRTP, from the coding sequence ATGGCCTGGCTGCAAAAGGTGATTATTGGCCTCGTCGTGATCTTCCTGATCCTGGCCGCCCTTGTTTTTTCCCTGAATAATCAGGTTTCCGTTTCCCTCAACTTTCTCTTTTTCGAAACACCCGCCTATGGCGTGGCTTTCTGGTTGATCCTGTCATTTGTTGCGGGCGGAATTATTGGTATGTTACTGACGTCACTTGCCATGATCCGGACGTCCGTAAGTAGGCGTCACTTGCAGAAGAAACTGGATCACACCGAAAAGCAGCTTGAGAAAGCCAGGTTGGAAGCCGGCCGGACCCCCTGA